AGTCGGGTCCGCTTTATCATCCCAGTTTTCGATTAAACGTCCTTTGGATTCAATTTTTACGTGAAACGAGATATCGTTGCCTTCGGTTACTTTAGTTGTTATTTTGCTTTTTACCGATTTGATTTCGTAAGTGATAGCTTCATTCCGCTTGTCATATGTTTTTACAGCTCCGCCCTTAACATCACCTGTAATCCATCCAATACTCTCCACGTCTTGTTGGTCCAAACTGCCTATCCAGTGACCGGTATCTCCTTTAATAATACCAGCACCTGAAAATTCCAATTCCCCATCGGATTCAGTGATGTTTTGCAATATATAGCTTTTTTTGGAATGCATCATCCCATCCAATTCAGACAAATTGACCCCCCTCATTACCTTGCTGGTTCTGAAATGGTTACGAAGCATATACAGAATATGAATGGATGGGACTTCTTCCTTATATTTGGTAACTAAAGTACTAGCTGCTCGTCCCTTGCTTAAAAAGACCAAACAACTCGGGCGAATATCATTATCACGAAGCGCAAAATCCATCAATTGCTGCATCGTCTGTTCTTTCGCCAAATCGGTGGCAACCACCATGACCTTTAGATGGTGGCCAATAACGGGGCGATCCAAACGGAGAGAGAGCTGCCGGAAGATTTCAAGCAAAGAATCTCCTGTGCCAGTTATGTTGTTATAGTTTGGCTCTTGTCCCCCTCCTCCGCCTTGTTGGTTTGGGCTTCCAGATGATTTTTTGGGGACGATTTGTACGCTGGCCGTAATTTTATTTTTCTTGAAGTAACGGCTACCTTTCTTCTCCAGATCCTGTTCCAATGGAGTGAGCTCCCCCTTATCCAGAGAAAGTCCTGTATATATGCTAAGTTCCTCTACTTCTTTGCTGCTCCAACAACCGACTTGAGTCACCAGAAGAATAAAGGCAAGCAGTACAGATAGGATAGGTCGTCTACACATTTTGCTTCATTCCCTTCTTCCTGATCATGAACACAATGGAGAGAAATACCGGAATCAAAATAAATAATAGGATTCCCATATATCCGATCGCATCGCCCAGGCTAAACACTTCCATCATACGAACAGGAGTCATTGTGGAGATAAAGATTAGCGGGATTAAACCGAAAACCGCATAACGATATTTAAAACCAAACACCTGTGAAACACCTAAGGATGCATTGAAGAAAAAACTGCAGGAATTACAAAACATTTGCATCATCCAGATCACTAGCAGTGGAAACTCTAGACGTTCAAAAAGAAATCCAGGGATTTCAAAACTGCGCATCAAATTAATGGTAGGCCAAGTACTTGTCACAGTGGAATCTACCGATAGCCCGCCGATCACCATAACTACGGTCAAAAAGTACAAAATTAAAGGGATACTGATCCCCACTACCATGGCCTTAAATGCCTTCTCGGGGTGCTGCATAAAAGCGACCAGTGTCATGACGACTTCACATCCACTGAAAACAAGGATAGTTGATTTCAGCCCCTTGATGACGGGCAAAACCCCTTCACTCAATACGGGACGAAGATGATCAATTTCAAAAATCCTTAAGCTAAAGAGAAAACAAAAAAGCAGAAAGAAAAGACTGATTGGAAGTACAATCTGGTACAGTCGCACGATGGGATTAATGCCTCCAAAAACTAAATAACTCCCTACCCAGATAAATGGAATCACAATCGCCCAGATGGGTGTGCCTTCGAGTAGAAAAAACATGGTCACTTCAGCTAACACACGTATTTCAAAGCCGGCAATGATTATAAAGTATATAATCAATAGCACGCTTAAGATTCCTCCCGGAACAGTGCCTACAATTCTTCTGGAGTATTGGTATATGGTGTTTCCGGGAAACTGTTGACTTAATTTCACCATGACCCAGACGACGAATATGACAATACCTCCACCGATGAGGACAGAAAGCCATGCATCAGGAGTCTGTACTTGTTCAGTTACACCCCTCGGCAGTGTCAAAATCCCTGCGCCCAATACGGTATTGGTCAGGAATACAGCCGCCTGCTTCGTTGTGATCTTGTCATCAGAGCGTCTAAACACAGTAGCTCCTCCTTCGTCTTGGCATCATGGTCTACGCCTTTTTTGCTGCGTTTTCATCATAACAGGTCTTCGTTTCATTAGAGATATAGGAGCTCGGATGTACATATCTTTCAAGTCGCTTAGACGCATCGGGGAAAAGGGAGTCACATATGGGACGCCGAAGCTTTTCAATTTCGTCAGATGGATACAAATCAACAGAAAGAACAATATGGTTCCGAGCATCCCCAGGATTGCTGCAAAGAGCATGCCGACGAAACGCAGTAGGCGCAAGGTAATGCCCGCACTGTATGTCGGTATCGAAAATGAAGAAATGGCAGTTACCGCAACCACAATCACCAGGAAGGGGCTGACGATGCCCGCATTTACAGCAGCGTCGCCGATGACCAAGCCTCCCACAATGCCCATTGCAGGACCAATGGGTTTGGGCAATCGGATGCCGGCTTCCCGCAGGATTTCGATCGAAATTTCCAGAATCATGACTTCAATGACGGAAGGAAAAGGGACGCCTTGACGGGTCTGAATGATGCTAATGACCAGCTTGGTCGGAATCAAACCGGGATGAAATGAAATAAAAGAGATATACAAAGCAGGGCCCATCAGCGCTATGAAAGCTCCAAAAAATCTCAGCAAACGTAAAAGTGAACCTGGAATCCAGCGTTCATAATAATCCTCGGGAGATTGAAGCAGCATACTGAAGGTCACCGGGACAATAAGTGCAAAGGGAGTCCCGTCCAGAAGAATGGCTATTCTTCCTTCCAGTAATGCATTAATGACACGGTCGGGTCGCTCTGTGTTGTGAACCTGCTGGAACGGACTTAAATAATTGTCTTCGATGAGTTGCTCCACATAACCGGATTCAGCCAAAAAATCCATATCTATTTTTGATATTCTGCGGTTTACTTCTTCAAGAAGATCCGGATTCACAATATCCTTGATGTACGCGACAACCAGATCCTTTTTGATTCGGCTTCCCACTTGAAATTTCTTCATTTCCAGACTTTTATTTAAGCCCTGGCGTCGAAGCATCGAAGTATTTTCACTTAATACTTCCGTAAAACCGATTCTGGGACCCCGAAGTAGTGCTTCAGAGGTTGGTTCATTGACGGAGCGAATGGCGCCATTAGGCGAGCCTACCAGTAGTGCTTCCTTCATTCCTTCAATTAATAAGGCAGTATGACCTAAAAGGATGAACTCGTGCAGTTCCTCCATACTGGTAACTTCACTAATTTGCGTAAGTGGCATCAAGCTATCTTTTATAAAAGAGCTACTTATACTTTCCGGCTGTTCCTGTTGGTCCTGCTGGCCCTCAAACATCAAGACCTCCAATACCTGATTGCTCATAAGCTTTTCATCCTGCATGCCTTCTATGAAGACTAATACGGACCGAGCATGAAATTTTTTCAACATAAACTCACGAAAATGCACATCACTATTTCCGCCTATAGACTCTCGGATCGAATTTAAATCGGAATCGTAATTCCCTGTAATTTTAGAGTTTGGTTTATTCTGTTGATCAAGGTGCCCTTCGTTATTTTCATCGGAGAGCGGCCGACCGGAAGAATGTTTGGATTTCGCTCCCTTACTACCGACAAACGAATAAATCGAGGTGTTTATATAATAAATCCCTAAAGGAATAATCAACGCGAGGCCTGCTTGAAAGAGTATACTCCAGCTCGGAATATAAGAAATTATTTTAGACCACAAGATGACCACCTCCAAACGAATCAATTCTAAGATACAAGTTGTCCCTAAAGTATTCCTTATAAAGGTTGTATTTACACATGAACTGGAAAGATTCGTTCGATGACCAGAGCAAATGATCATCAACTACACTATTTTTAAATCTAATCATTACGGCAGATCTCACACGAAACACTTCTGTTGTTGTTATAGAGCTATCTAGCACTGAGAGCCAGTGTAGAGAATGGAGCAAAATCCCTTGAAACGGAATAGGGAAATCCCTAAATATTCTTAATTTTAACTACATTGTGATTCTAGTCACATATAGCTCTATCTGCTGTATTAAAATAGAAGCATAAACAATATTCATTAGAAACGTAGAGATGTCGTCGGATAGGAAGTAGCGTCGAATGAATGGAGGAACCGGTATATGATAAACAGTAAAAAGAAGCTTGTGGTTATAGGGAACGGGATGGCTGGTATCAATACGGTCGAACAAATTTTAAAATTAACAGATAAATATGAAATTACAGTCCTGGGAAGTGAGCCGCATCCGAACTATAACAGGATCATGCTCTCTTATGTGTTGGAAGGTAGTAAAACAATAGATGATATCATACTGAACGATTTGCAATGGTATGCGGATCAAGGGATTACTTTATATACAGGAAAAATGGTTAAAAGTATCGACGGTGAGAACAAGAAGATTCTCACCGAAGACGGACTGGAAATTGATTACGATGTGGCTTTGGTGGCTACTGGTTCACAATCGTTTATTCTGCCTATTCCGGGTAAAGAATTACCGGGAGTTATTGGTTTCCGAGATATCGCCGATTGCTCGGCAATGCTGGAAGCGGCAAAGACCTATAAAAAGGCCGCTGTCATTGGTGGAGGTCTGTTGGGGCTGGAGGCAGCTAAAGGCCTGGTCAATCTGGGGATGGATGTTACGGTCGTTCATTTAATGGAAGATTTGATGGAACGTCAGCTAGACCGGGAAGCCTCTGCGATGCTAAAAGCAGAACTAGAACGCCAGGGAATCAAGTTTGCTATGCAAATGCAAACTTCGGAGGTGTACGGTCAAGATCGGGTACAAGGACTGCGGTTTTCTGACGGAAGCGAGCTGGAAGCGGATTTGGTCGTTATGGCGGTTGGGATCAAGCCTAATATTCAGGTAGCTGTGCAAAGTGGTATGGAAACGAACCGTGGTATTGTAGTCGATGATTTGATGAGAACCTCTGTGCCGGATGTATATGCTGTAGGGGAATGTGTTGAACACCGCGGAATCTGTTATGGTCTGGTAGCTCCGCTGTTTGAGCAGGGAAGTGTCATTGCCAAACATTTGGCAGGCGCGGAAACTGAAGGTTATATGGGATCGGTGGTTTCCACCAAGCTCAAAATTTCAGGGGTGGATGTTTTCTCAGCTGGCGAATTCATAACCCAGCCTGAACATACGGTGATTGTAGCAAAAGATG
The Paenibacillus peoriae DNA segment above includes these coding regions:
- a CDS encoding Ger(x)C family spore germination protein — its product is MCRRPILSVLLAFILLVTQVGCWSSKEVEELSIYTGLSLDKGELTPLEQDLEKKGSRYFKKNKITASVQIVPKKSSGSPNQQGGGGGQEPNYNNITGTGDSLLEIFRQLSLRLDRPVIGHHLKVMVVATDLAKEQTMQQLMDFALRDNDIRPSCLVFLSKGRAASTLVTKYKEEVPSIHILYMLRNHFRTSKVMRGVNLSELDGMMHSKKSYILQNITESDGELEFSGAGIIKGDTGHWIGSLDQQDVESIGWITGDVKGGAVKTYDKRNEAITYEIKSVKSKITTKVTEGNDISFHVKIESKGRLIENWDDKADPTETQNMKEAEKEFEKQVTRRIKSLMHKLQSEYKVDVAGFGDHLHIEKPQVWKKVKDNWDYKFSKTPVTFDIKLSITDLGSSAE
- a CDS encoding GerAB/ArcD/ProY family transporter; protein product: MFRRSDDKITTKQAAVFLTNTVLGAGILTLPRGVTEQVQTPDAWLSVLIGGGIVIFVVWVMVKLSQQFPGNTIYQYSRRIVGTVPGGILSVLLIIYFIIIAGFEIRVLAEVTMFFLLEGTPIWAIVIPFIWVGSYLVFGGINPIVRLYQIVLPISLFFLLFCFLFSLRIFEIDHLRPVLSEGVLPVIKGLKSTILVFSGCEVVMTLVAFMQHPEKAFKAMVVGISIPLILYFLTVVMVIGGLSVDSTVTSTWPTINLMRSFEIPGFLFERLEFPLLVIWMMQMFCNSCSFFFNASLGVSQVFGFKYRYAVFGLIPLIFISTMTPVRMMEVFSLGDAIGYMGILLFILIPVFLSIVFMIRKKGMKQNV
- a CDS encoding spore germination protein; the protein is MWSKIISYIPSWSILFQAGLALIIPLGIYYINTSIYSFVGSKGAKSKHSSGRPLSDENNEGHLDQQNKPNSKITGNYDSDLNSIRESIGGNSDVHFREFMLKKFHARSVLVFIEGMQDEKLMSNQVLEVLMFEGQQDQQEQPESISSSFIKDSLMPLTQISEVTSMEELHEFILLGHTALLIEGMKEALLVGSPNGAIRSVNEPTSEALLRGPRIGFTEVLSENTSMLRRQGLNKSLEMKKFQVGSRIKKDLVVAYIKDIVNPDLLEEVNRRISKIDMDFLAESGYVEQLIEDNYLSPFQQVHNTERPDRVINALLEGRIAILLDGTPFALIVPVTFSMLLQSPEDYYERWIPGSLLRLLRFFGAFIALMGPALYISFISFHPGLIPTKLVISIIQTRQGVPFPSVIEVMILEISIEILREAGIRLPKPIGPAMGIVGGLVIGDAAVNAGIVSPFLVIVVAVTAISSFSIPTYSAGITLRLLRFVGMLFAAILGMLGTILFFLLICIHLTKLKSFGVPYVTPFSPMRLSDLKDMYIRAPISLMKRRPVMMKTQQKRRRP